In the genome of Balneola sp., one region contains:
- a CDS encoding M15 family peptidase: protein MSIRSLTENEIQSMQSGNIWSEDCPLHHSRLRVVEIKYFGFDDYEHSSTMIVLDSISEQVKLIFEELFSVAFPIYSIVPMEQFKGDDVASMEANNSSAFNGRRIMNTDRWSSHAYGCAIDINPAQNPYMLLDKKQAKINVFPSSAIDYVNRNSIRKGMVEPIVQIFEKHGFTDWGGGWVHKPDYHHFQLPWESIHKLV from the coding sequence ATGTCGATACGATCCTTAACAGAAAACGAGATTCAATCCATGCAATCAGGCAATATATGGAGCGAAGATTGTCCATTGCATCACTCACGCCTTCGTGTTGTTGAAATTAAATACTTTGGATTTGATGATTATGAGCATAGCTCAACGATGATTGTACTTGATAGTATTTCTGAACAGGTGAAGCTTATTTTTGAAGAGCTTTTTTCTGTTGCATTCCCAATCTATAGTATCGTACCCATGGAGCAATTTAAAGGGGATGATGTTGCTTCTATGGAGGCTAATAACTCCTCTGCCTTTAACGGACGTAGAATAATGAATACCGATCGTTGGAGTAGTCATGCTTATGGTTGTGCCATTGATATTAATCCGGCTCAGAATCCATATATGCTATTAGATAAGAAGCAGGCGAAAATTAACGTGTTTCCATCAAGCGCAATTGATTATGTGAATAGAAATTCAATTCGGAAAGGGATGGTAGAACCGATAGTGCAAATTTTTGAGAAGCACGGATTTACAGATTGGGGAGGGGGTTGGGTACACAAGCCCGATTACCACCACTTTCAATTGCCCTGGGAGTCAATTCATAAGCTGGTCTAG
- a CDS encoding class I SAM-dependent methyltransferase — MHDEAFLKEVAAQLRKPSGEFGTEVALAMNESNKTMNLATISALQIEEGNHILEIGMGNGFFVSQILEQADDLRYTGIDYSEDMVQLASSVNREYIEKGLAVFHTSPAQHLPVSEQSIDRLFTINTLYFWNDHTSILNEFRRVITLEGLLVISIRPENCLKEYPSTQFNFEYYTNEKVSSLLEDHGLAVQEIINKKEPETEVLGKVIIPEYSIIIASIKAT; from the coding sequence ATGCATGATGAGGCTTTCCTAAAAGAAGTAGCTGCCCAGCTTCGAAAACCAAGCGGGGAGTTTGGGACTGAAGTTGCTCTGGCCATGAATGAAAGCAACAAAACAATGAATCTGGCTACGATCTCTGCCCTTCAGATTGAAGAAGGTAATCACATTCTGGAAATAGGAATGGGTAATGGATTTTTTGTTTCTCAAATCCTGGAGCAGGCTGATGATCTAAGATATACTGGTATAGATTATTCTGAAGATATGGTTCAACTGGCTTCTTCAGTTAACCGAGAATATATTGAAAAGGGACTAGCAGTATTTCATACTTCTCCTGCTCAACACCTTCCTGTTTCAGAGCAATCTATTGACCGATTGTTTACGATTAATACCCTTTATTTTTGGAACGATCATACTTCAATTCTCAACGAATTTAGAAGAGTAATTACCCTGGAAGGTTTATTGGTCATTTCTATTCGCCCCGAAAATTGTCTAAAAGAATATCCGAGTACCCAATTTAATTTCGAATATTACACTAATGAAAAAGTGTCCAGCTTACTAGAAGACCATGGCCTTGCGGTACAAGAGATTATTAATAAAAAAGAGCCTGAAACAGAAGTACTGGGGAAAGTCATTATTCCTGAATATTCGATTATCATTGCCAGTATCAAAGCTACTTGA
- a CDS encoding DUF1080 domain-containing protein: MNTRHVLSLLFISFLISFCADEPQQQVKEVESEPEWISLFDGESFEGWKEYNSDTINPKWQIEDGTIIISKDGDDVTKNTGFGKSIITEQQFGNFVLELEYRMSRGGNSGIMYHVVEDPKYNNDFETAPEYQLLDDVNSASEYLPHRLTAANYDMFAPDTSLKQLNPPGEWNKVRLVYDNGRVEHWLNDIKVLEFTEGSPQWQQAYIKSKFSKHFPDWGKSNTGHISLQDHGDYVAFKNIRIREL; this comes from the coding sequence ATGAATACCAGACACGTCCTTTCACTTCTTTTTATTTCTTTTCTGATTTCCTTTTGCGCAGATGAACCTCAACAACAAGTAAAGGAAGTTGAAAGCGAGCCAGAATGGATTTCACTGTTTGATGGAGAAAGCTTTGAGGGGTGGAAAGAGTATAATTCTGACACCATCAATCCAAAATGGCAAATCGAAGATGGGACTATCATTATTTCTAAAGATGGAGATGATGTAACTAAGAATACCGGCTTTGGTAAATCTATCATCACGGAACAGCAATTCGGGAATTTTGTACTTGAGCTGGAATACAGAATGAGTCGAGGTGGAAATAGCGGTATCATGTACCATGTGGTCGAAGACCCAAAGTATAACAACGATTTTGAAACCGCCCCTGAATACCAGTTACTGGATGACGTGAACTCTGCTTCCGAATACCTCCCCCATCGCCTCACCGCTGCAAATTATGATATGTTTGCTCCTGATACTTCCTTAAAACAACTAAACCCTCCTGGCGAGTGGAATAAAGTTCGCCTGGTATATGATAATGGGCGGGTTGAACACTGGCTAAATGATATTAAAGTGCTGGAATTTACAGAAGGAAGTCCGCAGTGGCAGCAGGCTTATATCAAAAGTAAGTTCTCAAAACACTTTCCTGACTGGGGAAAATCAAATACAGGGCATATCAGTTTACAGGATCATGGGGATTATGTGGCATTTAAGAATATCCGTATTCGAGAGCTCTAG
- a CDS encoding N-acetyltransferase, which translates to MIREATLLDAPAITKIYNHYVEHSGATMEYETVSSSFYEDKIKKTLDSEQFWLVAEKDGEIIGYAYSRIWNPRDGYRFTCEVSIYISPTVITKGWGTKLYTALFNKLKEAGMLVIIAVITLPNEASIALHEKFGMKKVAHFPKMGIKFDRWLDVGYWQVNLN; encoded by the coding sequence ATGATCAGGGAAGCCACGCTATTGGACGCTCCGGCTATTACCAAAATCTACAATCATTACGTAGAACACTCGGGAGCAACGATGGAATACGAAACGGTTTCCTCTTCCTTCTATGAAGACAAGATAAAAAAGACATTGGATTCCGAGCAGTTTTGGCTAGTAGCAGAAAAAGATGGTGAGATAATCGGGTATGCATATTCGAGAATATGGAACCCACGAGATGGTTATCGTTTTACCTGTGAGGTTTCCATTTATATCTCCCCTACTGTTATCACCAAAGGATGGGGCACTAAACTCTACACTGCACTATTTAACAAGCTCAAAGAAGCAGGCATGCTGGTAATCATTGCTGTGATTACTCTTCCCAATGAAGCAAGTATCGCACTACACGAGAAGTTTGGAATGAAGAAAGTAGCTCACTTCCCAAAGATGGGAATTAAGTTTGATCGATGGCTGGATGTTGGTTATTGGCAGGTTAATCTCAATTAA
- a CDS encoding DNA-binding response regulator: MVKVVLVDDHKVFLQGVEVLLNRNEEIEVIGTFTNGLEVMRFLATGLQPDVLMLDIEMGKPNGVEVAENVLRQYPSVKIIMLSTYFNEDFISHLMESGISGYLLKSVGFPEMKKAIKDVAMGSFAFSPEVMEVIVSGYKSSSGLLDTSTNDDTGKLTDREVELIRLIAEEFTMKEIAESLFLSEHTVKTHRKNIMAKLDVKNTAGLIKKAFILGLIE, from the coding sequence ATGGTTAAAGTAGTACTTGTAGATGATCACAAAGTATTTCTTCAAGGGGTTGAGGTACTACTCAACCGGAATGAAGAAATAGAAGTTATCGGTACCTTCACTAATGGGTTGGAGGTGATGCGTTTCCTTGCTACAGGGCTTCAACCTGATGTGCTTATGTTGGATATAGAAATGGGAAAACCTAATGGGGTAGAAGTCGCAGAAAATGTATTACGTCAATATCCTTCTGTTAAGATAATTATGCTTAGCACTTACTTTAATGAAGACTTTATCAGTCACTTGATGGAAAGTGGGATTTCGGGATATTTGTTGAAAAGTGTTGGTTTCCCTGAAATGAAAAAAGCAATTAAAGATGTTGCTATGGGCAGTTTCGCATTTAGTCCTGAGGTTATGGAAGTAATAGTAAGCGGATATAAATCTTCCTCTGGTCTTTTAGATACTTCGACTAATGATGATACAGGAAAACTTACTGATCGTGAAGTAGAGCTAATTCGGCTAATCGCCGAAGAATTTACCATGAAAGAAATTGCCGAGAGCTTATTTCTAAGCGAACATACTGTAAAGACTCATCGCAAGAATATAATGGCCAAACTGGATGTCAAAAATACGGCTGGCTTAATTAAGAAAGCCTTTATTCTTGGGTTGATTGAGTAA